Proteins from a single region of Paenibacillus sp. BIHB 4019:
- a CDS encoding PLP-dependent transferase: MLKIESELAQIGSQKDTETGAVSFPVYQATAFRHPKLGQSTGFDYARTKSPTRAVLEEAAAKLESGDAGFACSSGMAALQTVFGLFHQGDHLIVSLDLYGGTYRLLEKIMSRYGVTASYVDTNDIDAMSELCTPNTKAVLIETPTNPLMMITDIKRVASWAKSKGLLTIVDNTLLTPFFQRPIELGADVVVHSATKYLGGHNDVLAGLIVTKGQELSQEMAFLHNSIGAVLGPQDSWLLMRGMKTLALRMERHEYNATKIANYLLEHPSIEEVYYPALPHHPGHEVQNRQSSGNTGIFSFRVKNARYIEPILRHIQLIAFAESLGGVESLMTYPAVQTHADIPEEIRRAVGVDDKLLRFSVGIEHADDLIADLEQALAAAKQEIGEV, translated from the coding sequence GAATTAGCGCAAATTGGTTCGCAAAAGGATACGGAAACCGGAGCCGTAAGCTTCCCCGTGTATCAGGCGACGGCATTCCGCCATCCGAAGCTTGGACAAAGCACAGGCTTTGACTACGCTCGTACAAAAAGCCCAACCCGTGCCGTATTGGAAGAGGCAGCTGCCAAGCTTGAATCTGGCGATGCTGGTTTCGCATGCAGCTCAGGCATGGCCGCTTTGCAAACGGTATTCGGCCTGTTCCACCAAGGCGATCATTTGATTGTATCTCTTGATCTGTACGGCGGGACTTACCGTCTGCTAGAGAAGATTATGTCGAGATATGGCGTTACAGCATCCTACGTGGATACGAACGATATTGATGCGATGAGCGAGCTGTGTACACCGAATACGAAGGCGGTTCTAATCGAGACGCCAACCAATCCGTTAATGATGATTACCGACATCAAGCGTGTCGCTTCATGGGCGAAGTCCAAAGGACTGCTGACAATTGTAGACAATACGCTGCTGACGCCGTTTTTCCAGCGTCCAATTGAGCTGGGGGCAGACGTCGTTGTCCACAGCGCGACTAAGTATTTGGGCGGCCACAATGATGTGCTCGCTGGCCTTATTGTGACGAAGGGACAAGAGCTGTCGCAGGAAATGGCGTTTTTGCATAACTCCATTGGCGCCGTTCTCGGACCGCAGGACTCATGGCTGTTAATGCGCGGCATGAAAACATTAGCGCTGCGAATGGAGCGTCATGAGTATAATGCAACTAAAATCGCCAACTACTTGCTGGAGCATCCTTCTATTGAAGAGGTTTATTATCCAGCTTTGCCGCATCATCCCGGACATGAGGTGCAAAACCGCCAATCGTCGGGCAATACCGGCATTTTCTCCTTCCGCGTGAAGAATGCCCGTTACATTGAACCCATTCTGCGCCATATCCAGTTGATTGCATTCGCTGAGAGCCTGGGCGGCGTTGAATCGCTGATGACTTATCCGGCTGTGCAGACGCATGCCGATATTCCTGAAGAAATTCGCCGTGCTGTCGGCGTTGATGATAAGTTGCTTCGCTTCTCCGTTGGCATTGAGCATGCAGATGACCTGATTGCCGATTTGGAGCAGGCGCTTGCCGCAGCTAAGCAAGAGATTGGGGAGGTATAG